The proteins below come from a single Miscanthus floridulus cultivar M001 chromosome 1, ASM1932011v1, whole genome shotgun sequence genomic window:
- the LOC136490182 gene encoding alpha-1,3-arabinosyltransferase XAT3-like: MKQGRRGSKKHGSGPAALWLLLPLLVLIMLKTNLLPQVARYSMLGSPPSAASTSTHGMTNNVDATKAVAAPPIISSKLTCNFSNHQSNTCSMEGDLRIHGKSTTVYVVSASTYRPENATIKLRPYARKWEDQVMMLVREVTMRSSPPGGADDPPPPQCSVRHDVPAVVFSTGGYNRNFFHVMTDAIIPLYLTAREYNGHVQLLATDYEPKWIAKYKAILAALSSYPVIDLDSESQDTVRCFPSAHVGLESHKELGIVPGLSHKGYTMVSFRDFIRSAYSLQRPRVTPVSRSAGRKPRLVMILRRNSRQLKNEADAIAAAADVGFEVVAAGPDDVSDLKRFPGVVNSCDVLMGVHGAGLANMLFLPHNATVVQIIPWGELKWACRHSYGDPVPDMGLRYLEYEATAEETSLKDSYPRDHAVFTDPLSIHRQGFDKMWNIFINGQHVIVDIDRFRGFMKQLYQSITTE; this comes from the exons ATGAAGCAAGGAAGGCGCGGGAGTAAGAAGCATGGGAGCGGACCGGCGGCGCTGTGGCTCCTGCTGCCTCTTCTAGTTTTGATAATGCTCAAGACAAATCTCCTGCCACAGGTTGCACGCT ATTCGATGCTCGGGTCACCGCCTTCTGCGGCATCAACATCAACACACGGGATGACCAACAACGTCGATGCGACGAAAG CTGTGGCAGCACCGCCAATAATAAGCAGCAAGTTGACCTGCAACTTCAGCAATCATCAGTCCAACACCTGCAGCATGGAAGGCGACTTGCGCATCCATGGCAAATCCACCACTGTGTACGTCGTCTCGGCGTCCACCTACCGTCCGGAAAATGCGACGATCAAGCTCCGCCCGTATGCACGAAAGTGGGAGGACCAGGTGATGATGCTGGTTCGTGAGGTCACCATGCGGTCCAGTCCGCCAGGCGGTGCCGACGACCCACCACCACCCCAGTGCTCGGTTCGGCACGACGTGCCAGCAGTGGTTTTCTCTACCGGCGGCTACAACAGGAACTTCTTCCACGTGATGACCGACGCGATCATCCCACTCTACCTGACGGCCCGAGAGTACAATGGCCACGTCCAGCTGCTCGCCACCGACTACGAGCCCAAGTGGATCGCCAAGTACAAGGCCATCCTCGCCGCACTGTCCAGCTACCCAGTCATAGACTTGGACTCTGAGTCTCAGGACACCGTGCGCTGCTTCCCGTCGGCTCATGTCGGGCTGGAGAGTCACAAGGAGCTGGGCATCGTCCCGGGTCTCTCCCACAAGGGCTACACGATGGTGAGCTTCAGGGACTTCATCCGCTCCGCCTACTCGCTGCAGCGGCCACGGGTGACGCCCGTGAGCAGGAGCGCCGGGCGGAAGCCTCGGCTCGTCATGATCCTGCGCCGCAACTCGAGGCAACTCAAGAATGAAGCCGACGCCATCGCCGCCGCGGCCGATGTCGGCTTCGAGGTAGTAGCTGCGGGACCAGACGACGTCAGTGACCTGAAGCGGTTCCCCGGGGTGGTCAACTCCTGCGACGTGCTCATGGGCGTGCACGGTGCTGGGCTGGCCAACATGCTGTTCCTGCCTCACAACGCCACGGTGGTGCAGATCATCCCGTGGGGCGAGCTCAAGTGGGCGTGCCGGCATTCCTACGGAGACCCCGTGCCAGACATGGGACTCCGCTATCTCGAATACGAGGCCACGGCGGAGGAGACCTCCTTGAAGGACAGCTACCCCCGCGACCACGCCGTGTTTACCGACCCGCTCTCCATACATCGCCAGGGATTTGACAAGATGTGGAACATCTTCATCAACGGACAGCACGTCATCGTAGACATCGATCGATTCAGAGGGTTCATGAAGCAACTGTACCAGTCCATCACGACGGAGTAG